CTGCGCACCTCCAAGGCGACAACGCACACGTCGTCGCCACGGACACCCAGAAGAACACCATCTACGCCTTTGCCCGCGACGGTATCGGCTCCCCCGAAGCCTTCCTCCTGCGCCTGAGCGAACACTTCACCTCGGGCTTCGAGTGGGTCACGGGTGGCCGCTGGGAAGCCGAGGCCTACACCTGGGACCGCATCCAGGCACACGGCTCCGAACACGACCACAGCTTTGTCCGCAAGGGGCAGGAAGTCCGCACCGCCGTCGTAGTCCGTGAAGGCAACACAACGCACGTCATCTCCGGCCTCAAGGACCTGACCGTCCTCAAGACCACACAGTCCGGCTTCGTGGGCTATCCCCGCGACCGGTACACCACGCTGCCCGAGACCACGGACCGCATCCTCGCTACCGACGTCTCGGCCCGCTGGCGTTACAACACCGGTCTCGACGCTGCCGGCACCGACTTCAACAAGAGCTACGAGGACATCAAGGCCCTGCTCTTGGAAGGCTTCACGGAGAACTACTCCCACGCCCTGCAGCAGACCCTGTTCGACATGGGCAAGAAGGTCCTGGAGGCCCACAGCGAAGTGGACGAGATCAAATTCTCGATGCCCAACAAGCACCACTTCCTGGTGGACCTCAGCCCGTTCGGCCTCGACAACCCCAACGAGGTCTTCTTCGCCGCGGACCGCCCGTACGGCTTGATCGAAGCCACGGTCCAGCGCGACAACACCACACCTGCCCCGGCTGCGTGGAACGGCATCGCCGGCTTCTGCTAAGCAACCAGGTACCCGCCCAACTGACTCGCAGCAAGTGTCGTTTTGGAGCCCCAAAACGACATCAAATGCGAGTCAGTTGGGCAATCCCCCGCACCCAAAACCACATTGTTAGCCAGACAACGTTAGCCAGACAAAGACGTCTGCCATGAACCAAGAAAGTCTGCCATGAACACGAAGAATAAAACCCGCCCCGCAGCGTCCGGTCCAGCCCGCCCCGAGGACCAGCGCCTCTCGATCGGGAGCACGTTCGCCTACGGCTTCCAGCACGTCCTGACCATGTACGGCGGCATCATCGCCCCGCCCCTCATCATCGGAGCCGCCGCGGGCATGTCCTCGCAGGACATCGGGCTCCTGATCGCGGCCTGCCTGTTTGTCGGCGGCCTCGCCACCATTCTGCAGACTGTCGGCATCCCGTTCTTCGGATCGCAGCTGCCACTGGTCCAGGGCGTGTCCTTCGCCGGCGTTTCCACCATGGTGGCGATCGTCCACGGAGGCGGCGGAATCCAAGCGGTGTTTGGTTCCGTCATTGTGGCGTCATTGATCGGCCTGGCGATCACCCCCCTTTTCTCCAAGATCATCAAGTTTTTCCCGCCTGTGGTCACGGGTACAGTCATCACCACGATCGGGCTGACACTCATGCCGGTCGCGGCGAACTGGGCCATGGGCGGCAACGCCGCCGCCCCCAACTACGGCAGCGTGGCGAACATCGGCCTGGCTGCGGCCACGATGGGCATCGTCCTGCTCCTCAGCAAGGTTGGAAACGCGGCCATCTCGCGTCTTTCCATCCTCCTTGCCATGGTGATCGGGACCGTCATCGCCCTCGCCACGGGAATGGCCGATTTCTCCAAGGTCGGCCAGGGTCCGATCGTAGCTTTCCCCACGCCCTTCGCGTTCGGTGCTCCAACCTTCGAGATCGCGTCCATCGTTTCGATGCTGATCGTCATCCTGGTCACCCTGACCGAGACCTCGGCGGACATCATCGCCGTCGGGGAAATCGTAGGCACCAAGGTCGATTCCAAGCGCATCGGCAACGGCCTGCGCGCGGATATGCTCTCAAGTGCCGTTTCGCCCCTCTTCAACTCCTTCACCCAGAGCGCCTTCGCCCAGAATGTCGGACTCGTGGCCATCACGGGCATCAAGAGCCGCTTCGTGGTCAGCGCCGGCGGGCTCATCCTGGTGGTCCTCGGCGTGCTGCCCGTCCTCGGGCGAGTTGTCGCAGCGGTTCCGACGCCCGTCCTGGGCGGTGCCGGCGTCGTACTCTTCGGAACGGTGGCCGCAAGCGGCATCCGGACGCTCTCGAAGGTGGAGTACCGCAACAATATGAACCTGATCATCGTGGCAGCGTCCATCGGCTTCGGCATGATCCCGATCGCCGCACCGAAGTTCTACGACCAGTTCCCGTCCTGGTTCTCCACGATCTTCCACTCGGGCATCAGCTCGGCCGCCATCATGGCCATCCTGTTGAACGTGCTGTTCAACCACTTCAAGGCCGGCAACTCGGACAACCAGTCGGTGTTCGTCGCAGGTACCGGCCGCGTGGTCAGCGAAGCGGACATTGCGTGCCTTGCGCACGGTGACCGTTTCGAGAACGGCAAACTGATCGACGCCGAAGGCAAGGAAGTGCCGCTCACGTCGGACACTTCGGCCGAGCACTGACCCCTTTGTTCCGCCGAACTGGCAGGTGTTGCCCCTCTCGCAAGGAACGGGGCAGCACCTGCCAGTTCGCGTTGCATACGTTTTTGCCACCTCCGCGTGAGACGGTTGTTTCATGAGGATCGATGAGCGAATCGAACAACACTATTCGGAACTTGGGCCGCAGGAGCAAAAGGCCGCAGACACCCTGCTGGACCGCCTGGGCGACCTGGCTGTCTACAATGCGGCCGAGCTCGCTCAGCTAAGCGGCGTCTCCAAGGCCACCATGAGCAGGCTCTTTCGCCACCTCGGATTCGCCGATTTCAACGAGGTGAAGGAACACACGCGGGGCCTGAGGTCCAGCGGAGTACCGCTCGCCAAACAGGAGGCCGACGGCGGAATCCCCCTGCATTTGGCAACGGAACAGCAGAGCCTGAACCGGCTTTTCGAAACGCTCGACGACGATCGCCTCCGCAAGGTGACGCAGCAATTGGCCGAGGCCAGCAAGGTCTTGCTGATCGGCTTCCGCAACAGTTTCCCTGTAGCCCTCCACCTACGGCAGCAGCTCCTGCATTGCCGCCCCGCGGTAAATCTGGCCCCACAGCCGGGCCAAAGCGTGGGTGAGGAACTGGCAGGGCTGGACGCGAACGACGTCGTGGTCCTGATCGGCTTCCGGCGCCGGCCGGACGGCTTCCACCAGGTCCTGAAGGCCGCCACCGCCACCGGCGCGAGCACCATCCTGATCGCGGACCCGAGCGCCCGTTGGCTTGCGGCGGAGGCCTCCGTTTGGATCGAATGCCCGGTGGAAGGCAGCGCCGCCTTTGACAGCTACGCCTCGGCCATGAGCCTCATGAGCATCCTCGCGAACGGCGTGCTGACCGCGCGGGGGCGTCCGGGAAGGGACCGTGTCAGGGAAATAACCGGCGTCTACGACTCTCTGGGAGAGATCGAGCGGCGGTAGGCGAACGCGGCCCGAACCCGGCGTCGGGCAAGCGTAAAGAAGAGTTAGCGGCCCGGAAACGGCATTGAAACATCTGTTCCATTCAATTGAATCAGTGAAACGACTGCCCCTGTCGTGGATAACCCTGATTCGAGGAACCGATGGCCGAAGCACAACTCGCCCCAGAGAAAACCGGCACAGAGCAACCCGGCACCCTGCTGGGCAGCCCGATTGACGAAGCCGCAGCACACCGCGATCCGCGGCTCAGCAATGAAGACTTGGCGCCCCTGAAGAACCAGCGCTGGAGCAGCTACAACCTCTTCGCGTTCTGGATGTCAGACGTCCACAGCATCGGCGGCTATGTGACGGCGGGCAGCCTCTTCGCCCTCGGTTTGGCCAGCTGGCAAGTGTTGGTCGCCCTGCTGGTGGGCATCGTGATCGTCCAGGTTTTCTGCAACCTCGTGGCGAAACCCAGCCAAAAGACCGGTGTACCGTACCCCGTGATCAACCGCGCGGTCTTCGGCGTCAAGGGCGCCAACATCCCGGCTATCATCCGCGGCTTGATCGCCGTCGCCTGGTACGGAGTTCAAACCTTCCTGGCCTCCGAAGCCTTGGTGATCGTGTTCCTGAAGTTCTTCCCCGCCATGAAACCGTTGTACGACGTCCATCAATACGGCTTCCTTGGCCTCTCTGCCCTGGGTTGGATTTGCTACGGAATCCTCTGGGTGGCCCAGGCCGCATTGTTCTGGAACGGAATGGAAAGCATCCGCAAGTTCATCGACTTCGCCGGTCCAGCCGTATACGTGGTCATGTTGGTCCTTGCCATCTACTTGGTTTCCAAGGCCGGCATCAGCAACATCAGCCTGAACCTGTCCGCCGGCCAACCGCTCGACTTCGCTGCGTCCATCCCGGTCATGATCTCCGCGATCGCCTTGGTCGTGTCCTACTTCTCGGGTCCCATGCTCAACTTCGGCGACTTCGCGCGTTATGGCAAGAGCTTCAAGGCCGTCAAGAAGGGCAATCTCCTGGGCCTGCCGGTCAACTTCCTGTTCTTTTCGCTGCTGACCGTCATCACGGCGTCGGCCACCACCCCGGTCTTCGGGCACCTCATCACGGACCCGGTCAAGACCGTTCAGGAAATCGATTCGGTGTTCGCCGTGCTGCTCGGCGGGCTGACCTTTGTCATCGCAACTGTGGGCATCAACATCGTGGCCAACTTCATCTCGCCGGCGTTCGACTTCTCCAACGTCAGCCCCCAGAAGATCAGTTGGCGCATGGGCGGCATGATCGCCGCGGGCGGATCCGTCATCCTGACCCCTTGGAACTGGTACTCGAACGACGACGCCATCCACTACACGCTCGGCGTGTTGGGGGCGTTGATCGGCCCGCTCTTCGGCATCCTGATCGCCGGCTACTACCTGGTGGGCAAGCAGAAGGTCTGGGTTGAGGACATGTACACGATGAAGCCCGACGGCAAGTACTGGTTCCGCAACGGCTACAACCCCAACGCGGTGAAGGCAGTGGCCTTCAGCGGCGTCGTCTCGATCGCTTCGGTCCTGATCCCCAAGGCGCTCCTGGACTCGGGAGCCACCACGGTCAACGCAACCTGGATCGGCAACTACAGCTGGTTCCTCGGTTGCGCCTTGGGCCTGCTGACCTTCTGGTACTTCGAAAAGCGCTCCCCCATGATCAACCTGGAGCCGAACGGCGTCGAAGCGAACGACGGCGCCCTCGTCTAGGGAACCCCGCGCCTAAGGAACCCCTCCGCCGAGCTGGCAGTTGTTGCCCCTAATTCGCAAGAATAGGGTCAACAGCTGCCCGTTCGCGCGAAAGAAGGCAAGCTTAGTTCTGGTTCAGCTCGGCCGAGATCGCGAGGGCAGCTTCCCGCAGGAGCGGTACGGCGCGGTCGGCGAAGTGCTGGTCCACGCGGGACACGGGTCCGGAAACGGAAATGGCGGTGGGCGTCGGAGCGTTGGGGACTGCCATCGCGAAGCAACGGACGCCGATCTCCTGCTCTTCTTCGTCGATCGAGTAGCCGCGTTCGCGGATCCGGTTCAAATCGGCGAGCAGGGAGTCGATGTCCCCGATGCTCTTTGCCGTAGGAGTCGGCATGCCCGTGCGGGCCACGATCCCGCGGACCACCTCGTCATCCAGCTGGGCCAGGATGGCCTTCCCGACGCCGGTGTCGTGCGTATGGGCGCGGCGGCCCACCTCGGTGAACATGCGCATGGAGTGCAGCGACGGAACCTGGGCAACGTAGATGACCATGTCGGAATCCAGCACGGCCATGTTGGACGTTTCGCCGAGCCGGTCCACGAGGGACTTCAGCTGGGGACGGGCCAAGGCACCGAGCTGCTTGTTGGCGCCTTCGCCAAGCCGGATGAGCCGGGGACCCAGCGCGTAGCGACGATTGGGCAGTTGCCGGATGTAGCCGAGGGACACCAAGGTGCGCAGCAGGCGGTGGATGGTGGGGAGCGGCAGGTCTGTCGACGACGACAGTTCGCTCAACGTGACGTCTCCGCCGGCGTCGGTGATGAGTTCCAGCAGTTCGAAGACGCGCTCGACGGACTGCACGCCTCCCGAGGGCTTTTCAGCCATTCCGTTGTCTCCTATGGCTCGGAATCCGACAACTCTTATCCGCATCGTGAAAAGAGTTGCTTAGAACACTCAAGATACAGCACACGACGCCGGAATGCTTGCCCATCGATGAGGGCTTGTGTTTCCACTTCGTAGATAATAATATCCATAATACGAAAACATTCGGTTTGAGCGGAGGCCCGTTACGGGCCTTGTACGAGGAGGAAATTCAATGGCGAACCCGAGCCCCGGAAATTCGATCACCCTGCGCGTCGCCGCGCCGTCGAGCTTCACTGCCACGAGCGAGTTGGCAGCCGCCGTCGGCGCCGCCGGTGCAGCCGTCACCGCGCTGGATGTGACCGAGTCGCACCATGACACCCTGGTTGTCGACGTCACCTGCAACACCACGGACGAAGACCACGCCAACCGCGTCAAGGACGCCCTCAACGCGCTCGACGGCGTCACGGTCCAGCACGTCTCGGACCGCACCTTCCTCATGCACCTGGGCGGCAAGCTCGAGGTCGTCCCGAAGGTGGCCCTGCGCAATCGCGACGACCTTTCGCGCGCCTACACTCCCGGCGTCGCACGCGTCTGCCTCGCGATCGCCGAAGACCCGGCCGCTGCCCGTAACCTGACGGTCAAGCGCAACACGATCGCCGTCCTGACCGACGGTTCGGCCGTCCTTGGCCTGGGCAACATCGGCCCGGCCGCAGCCCTGCCTGTCATGGAAGGCAAAGCCGCGCTGTTCAAGCAGTTCGCCAACGTCGACGCCTGGCCGGTCTGCCTGGACACCCAGGACACCGAGGAAATCATCATGATCGCCAAGGCCATGGCTCCGGTCTACGGCGGCATCAACCTCGAGGACATCGCAGCCCCGCGCTGCTTCGAAATCGAGAAGCGGCTCCGCGACGAACTGGACATCCCCGTCTTCCATGACGACCAGCACGGAACGGCAATCGTCACGCTCGCAGCGCTCGTCAACGCGCTGCGCGTCGTTGACAAGAAGCTTTCCGAGGTCAAGATCGTGGTCTCCGGCGTCGGCGCTGCCGGCTCGGCGATCATCCAGCTCCTCAAGGCCCAGGGCGCGCAGCACATCGTCGCGGCCGGCCGCTCCGGCGCCATCCACTCGGGCGAAAAGTACGACGACGAGCACCGTTCCTGGATTGCCGCGAACACCAACGAGGCCGGCTTCTCCGGCACGCTGCACGAAGCCCTCGACGGTGCGGACGTGTTCATCGGCGTCAGCGCTCCGCACGTGATCGGCGAAGAGCAGGTCGCCTCGATGGCCGAGGACGCGATCGTGTTCGCCATGGCCAACCCCACCCCGGAAATCGATCCGGTGATCGCGTCCAGGCACGCAGCCGTCGTCGCCACCGGCCGGAGCGACTTCCCCAACCAGATCAACAACGTGCTGGCCTTCCCCGGCTTCTTCCGCGGATTGCTCGACGCCGGAGCGTCGGACATCATCCCGGAAATGCTGGTGGCCGCCGCGGAGGCTATCGCCAACCGGGTTGCAGATGATGAACTGAATGCGAGCTACATTATCCCCAGCGTCTTCGACCCCCACGTTGCCGCCGACGTCGCCGCAGCCGTTGCGAACGCGGCAAACGCAGCAAACACGCGGCAGCAGCAAACGCAGGCCGCTAGCGCTCTCTAGGAAAGGACCATCCCATGGCTCTCACAGTCACAGACCCCCGGCCGATCGAACGAGCCGAGGAGATCCTGACTCCCAAGGCGTTGGCCTTCGTGGAGGAACTGCACCGCCGTTTCGCGGGCACCCGCAATGAGCTCCTGGCAGCCCGTGTCGCCAAGCGTGAAGAAGTGGCCCGCACCGGCCGCCTCGACTTCCTGCCCGAAACGCAGGACATCCGCGACGGTGACTGGAAGGTCGCCGAAGCACCGCAGGCCCTGCAGGACCGCCGGGTCGAGATGACCGGCCCGGCGTCCCCCGCCAAGATGGCCATCAACGCCCTGAATTCCGGCGCCAAGGTATGGCTCGCCGACCTCGAGGACGCCAGCACCCCGACGTGGGCGAACGTCATCGACGCCATCCTCAACCTCCGCGACGCCGCCCAGGGCACCCTGAGCTACACCTCCCCGGAGGGCAAGGAATACCGGCTCCGCACGGACGCGCCGCTCGCCGTCGTCGTCGCCCGCCCCCGCGGCTGGCACATGGACGAACGGCACTTGCTGCTCGACGGCGAACCGACCGTTGGCGCGCTGGTGGACTTCGGCCTGCACTTCTTCCACGTGGCCAAGCAGCTCCTGCTCAACGGCCAGGGCCCGTACTACTACCTGCCCAAGATGGAAAGCCACCTCGAGGCCCGCCTGTGGAACGACATCTTCGTCTTCGCCCAGGACTACCTCGGGATCCCGCAGGGCAGCGTGCGTGCCACCATGCTGATCGAAACCATCCCGGCCGCATTCGAAATGGATGAGTTCCTCTACGAACTGCGGGACCACGCGTCCGGCCTGAACGCCGGCCGTTGGGACTACCTCTTCAGCATCGTCAAGTACTTCCGCGACGCCGGCGAGTCCTTCATCCTGCCGGACCGCGCGTCCGTGGTCATGACTGCTCCGTTCATGCGCGCCTACACCGAGCTGCTGGTCAAGACCTGCCACAAGCGCGGCGCCTTCGCCATGGGTGGCATGGCTGCCGTCATCCCGAACCGCCGCGAGCCCGAAGTCACGGCCCAGGCCTTCGAGAAGGTGCGCGCGGACAAGACCCGCGAAGCCAACGATGGTTTCGATGGTTCCTGGGTGGCGCACCCGGACCTCGTCTCCACCTGCCGCGAGGTGTTCGACTCGGTCCTGGGCGACAAGCCGAACCAACTGGACAAGCAGCGCCCGGAGGTCTCCGTGACCGCCGAACAGCTGCTGGACATCTCCTCCGCCGGCGGCCACGTGACCGAGGCCGGGCTCCGGCTGAATCTCTACGTCGCCGTCGCGTACACCGCAGTCTGGCTTTCCGGCAGCGGCGCCGTCGCGATCCACAACCTCATGGAAGACGCCGCCACCGCGGAAATCTCCCGTTCCCAGGTGTGGCAGCAGATCCGCAACAAGTCCGTCCTTGCCGACACAGGCAATACGGTCACCCGCGAACTGGTCACCCGGATCCTCGGCGAAGAGACCGACCGCCTGCGCAGCGAGGTTGACGCCGAGTCCTTCGAGAAGTTCTACGAGCCGGCCAGCCGCCTGATCGCGGACATCTGTCTGTCCGAGGATTACACGGACTTCCTCACCACTCCCGCCTACGAGCTGGTGTAGGAATGGCCGCATCCTCCTTCCCGGCTTCTTTGACTCCGTCGGATTTCGCCGCGATCGACTCCCAGCTGGCCGCTACCGACCGGCTCCTGGAGCGCAACTACCCCGGCGACGACGGCACCCGCCAGCCCGTGCACACGGTATACGTCCCGGCGGACCGTTTCACGCCGTCGCTCTCCGCGGAATGGGGCGCCCAGGCGATCACGACGGCGGAGGCCCACGGCGGTCTCGAAAGGCTCGGTGCGCTGCTGGGCCAGGAGCCCGAACTGGCTGCCGCCGTCGCCACCCGCGTGGCTGCCAAACTGCGTAGCGAGCCGATTGAGGACTTGCGCCTCGACTTCGAGGACGGCTACGGCGACCGGGGCGACGAAGCAGAAGACGTCGCGGCCGTAGCGGCTGCGCAGGCCGTCAGCGAAGCCGTTGCCGCGGGTTCCGCCCCGCCGTTCATCGGCATCCGGTTCAAGTGCTTCGAGGCGCCCACCCGGACACGTGGCCTGAAGACCCTGGACCTGTTCGTCTCCACTTTGGCCTCGGCCGGTGAGCTGCCCGAGGGACTCCTCCTGACCCTGCCGAAAGTCACCACAGTGGCCCAGGTACAGGCCATGGACTTCGCGGTCTCCCGGCTCGAAGAGATCCACTCCCTTCCGGCGGGCCGGCTCCGTTTTGAAGTCCAAGTGGAAACACCCCAGCTGATCCTCGGCCCGGAGGGGACCTCTCCCGTGGCCCAGCTTCCGCACGCAGTTCCGGGCCGCATCAGCGCACTGCACTACGGTACCTACGACTACTCCGCTTCGCTGCAGATCTCCGCGGAGTACCAGTCCATGGAGCACCCGGTGGCGGATTTCGCGAAGGAAGTCATGCAGTTGGCCGTTGCGGGCACGGGCATCCGGCTCTCCGACGGGTCCACCAACATCATCCCGGTGGGCGACAACGTGGAAAATGCGTGGAAGCTGCACGGCCGGCTGGTCCGCCGTTCCCTTGAACGCGGCTACTACCAGGGCTGGGACCTGCACGCTGCCCAGTTGCCGAGCCGGTTCGCGGCAACGTATGCCTTCTACCGCGAGGGCCTGCCTGCTGCCGCGGCCCGCCTCCGCAACTACGTGGACCGCACCGAAGGCGGCGTCATGGACGAACCCGCCACTGCCCGTGCCCTCGCCGCCTTCGTCCTGCGCGGCGTCCAGTGCGGAGCGGTGGGTTCCGAAGAAGTGCTGGCGCTTGCCGGCGTCGAACTCTCCCGGCTGACTGCACTGGCGCATCCCCGGCTGGCACAATCTACCTCCAAGTAAGGATCCAATGATGGGAAAGTACTACTACCCCCAGGGCGGGCTGCCGCCGCAGACCCACCTCACGACGGAACGGGCCATCGTCACTGAGGCCTACACCGTGATCCCCAAGGGTGTCATGACCGACATCGTGACCAGCACCCTGCCGGGTTTCTCCAACACCCGTTCCTGGATCCTGGCCCGCCCGATTTCCGGATTCGCCACCACGTTCTCCCAGTTGATCGTGGAGATTGGCCCGGGTGGCGGCGCTCCCAAGGCCGAGTTCGAGGCAGGCGTCGAAGGCGTCGTCTTCGTCACCAAGGGCAAGGTCAACCTGACCCTCGACGGCGAACTGCACGAGCTCGAGGAGGGCGGTTATGCCTACCTGGCCGCCGGTTCCTCTTGGGGCCTGGAAAACGTCTCCGATGACATCGTCTCCTTCCAATGGATCCGCAAGGCCTACGAACGGCTTGAGGGTTACGAGGCAAAGTCCTTCGTGACGAGTGATGCCGAGGTGGAACCCACCGCGATGCCTGACACCGACGGCGCTTGGAAGACCACCCGGTTCACGGATTCCAGCGACCTGGCCCACGATATGCAGGTTAACATTGTGACGTTCCAGCCAGGCGGGGTCATCCCGTTCCCGGAGACCCACGTCATGGAGCACGGCCTCTACGTCCTTGAGGGCAAAGCCATGTACCTGCTCAACAATGACTGGGTGGAAGTGGAAGCCGGCGACTTCATGTGGCTCCGCGCCTTCTGCCCGCAGGCCTGCTACGCCGGCGGTCCGGGCCAGTTCCGATACTTGCTGTACAAGGACATGAACCGGCAGATCAAACTGACCTAGGGGTTTCCTGCCCGGCCACCCAACTGACTCGCAGTTAATGTCGTTATGAGCGCTCATAACGACAACTACTGCGAGTCAGTTGGGTTTGGGCCGCACCCAGGTTCCCAGCGTTGACCCCCTCGCTTCCGAAGAGGACGATCGAAACTACGGGGGCAAGGGCGCCAGCCGTTGCCCTGCGGCGTAGCTTCAGGAGGCAGCCATGGAGGCTGCGCGGGCCTCTCGGACTTCCCGCGTATCCCGGACTTCCCGGCGAGCGCGGGCGGCCTTCGTCTTGGCTTTGACCTTGGCGTCCGGCGCCTGCACCTACCCTCCGACACGTGAACCCCCGGCAAGTAGCTCATCGTTCGATTCGCAAGCAGCACTTCCGGAATCCCCTGTTGTGGACTTCTTCGCGCATGAAATGCTCAACCGGGGCGCGCCGGCCGTTGTCGTCCAGATCAAAGTCCGGGGCCGGGAATGGTCCCAGGCCTACGGGAGCCAAGACGTCGAGACCGGCGAACCGGTAGCCGTGAACGACCGGATCCAGGCTGGCGGCATCACGCAGTCGATGGTGGCGGTCTCGGTGCTCAAGCTGGTCCAGGAAGGAAAGCTGGGCCTAGAGGACCCCGTCACGCAGTACTTCCCGGAATTCGAGCAGCTCGTCCACCCGCCCGGCCCCGTCACAGTCCGCTCCCTGTTGAACCACAGCTCCGGCCTGCCCGACGCCCCGGAAGCCATCTTGAAGGCCATGCCGCCCAAGCAGGCCATCGACACGAGGTTCAGCATCGAGGACTACCTCCGGATGGCCGGGACCGTGCCGTGGGCGCACGCCAACTTCCAGCTGTTCCGCTACTCGGATGCCAACTACTTCGCTCTGGCCGCGATCGTACAAAAACTCCGCGGCCGGCCGATCGGGGATGTCCTGAAGTCAGATATCTTTGTGCCGCTCGGAATGAGCCACACCTCGCTGGCGGCCGAGCCGGACCGGGATGCCCGCGACATGATCCAGAGCTACGAATTCATCGACGGCGAGCGTATCAATGCCTCGCACCCGGAGTACCTCGTCGCTTCTCCCGCAGAGGGAGCCATCTCCACGGTGGGCGATATCAACACGTTCTATGCAGCGCTCATGCAAGGCAGGCTACTCACAGCGGATACCCTCCGCGACATGCAAACCCTGTGGCAGGAGAACCACGGACTCGGGTTGCAGCGTTGGAATGACGAATGCAGGAACGGCTTCTACTACGGTTACGGCGGCAGCACCTGGTTTGCGAGCATCGCACTGTCCACGAGCGACGGGAGCCGCCAGATAGCCATGAGCTTCGCTTATCCATCCGACACGGACAAACACATTGAGTCGACGGACGGCAGCGGCCAACCGGAATTCGCGCAACTCCGCGAGGTGGCCATCGCGGCGCTGAACGGGCTCTGCTGAGCCGCGCCGCATCCTGCTAGGGTCTGACCATGGATGAGAAATTGGGGAAATTCATCGAGGACTTCGGAACACTGACAAGACTGGCCCAGTCCGGATTGGACCAGGCGGACGACGGCGAGCAGCTACTACAGGCGTTGACCGGGCACCTCACCGTTCCCGCGCACGAACTCTCGGTCGTGACGGAGGAGATCCCGCCGCACCGCCTGGTGGATGTGGACATCGTCATGGAAGGGCTGGCTGGCCGGGATCCGGACTACCGGCTGGTGGGCATCGGAGGCGGCGATCAACGCCACCATATGTCGTTCAGCGATATGCTCCAGCAGTCCCGCAGCTACCCGCGCTTCCCCCTCGCCCAGCCGGACTACACCAATCTGGCCACGGGTCCGGAGCAGCAGCGCCAGGCCGTGGCGCTGGGACTCTGGCTTTTCCACTATGACGGCTCGCCTGTGGCGGTGCTCCAGCGCGGGGCAAAGATCGACCGTGGCCGGCAGACTGCCTCGCTCGAAGTTCTGGCCACCAGCCCCGCCGTCGCTTCCGGGCTCCTGGCCGAAGTGCGGCGCGATATGGAGCACCAGAGCGTTTTCAAGGGCCAGATCATTGCCCTCGCGGTCAGCGATTACGGGCCGAGCATCAGTGGGGTGACCTTCATAAGGCGCCCGGAGCTGGCCAGCAGCGATGTGGTCCTTCCGGATGGACTCCTCGACAAAGTGGAGGGCCACACCCTGGGCATTGCCCGGCAAGCAGACGTGTTGGCAGCACACGCGCAGCACCTCAAGCGCGGCCTCCTTCTCTACGGGCCGCCCGGCACCGGCAAAACACACACGGTCCGGTACCTGCTGAGCCAAAGCGAGGGTACGACGGCGGTGCTCCTCTCCGGCGGTTCGCTTGCCAGGATTGCCGAGGCAGCCAAGGTTGCCCGGGCCTTGGCGCCGTCGATCGTGGTGCTGGAGGATTGCGACCTGATCGCCGAGGACCGCAGCTTCGGCCATGGGCCCAAACCGCTGCTCTTCGAGGTGCTCGA
This genomic interval from Arthrobacter sp. FW306-2-2C-D06B contains the following:
- a CDS encoding NAD-dependent malic enzyme, with protein sequence MANPSPGNSITLRVAAPSSFTATSELAAAVGAAGAAVTALDVTESHHDTLVVDVTCNTTDEDHANRVKDALNALDGVTVQHVSDRTFLMHLGGKLEVVPKVALRNRDDLSRAYTPGVARVCLAIAEDPAAARNLTVKRNTIAVLTDGSAVLGLGNIGPAAALPVMEGKAALFKQFANVDAWPVCLDTQDTEEIIMIAKAMAPVYGGINLEDIAAPRCFEIEKRLRDELDIPVFHDDQHGTAIVTLAALVNALRVVDKKLSEVKIVVSGVGAAGSAIIQLLKAQGAQHIVAAGRSGAIHSGEKYDDEHRSWIAANTNEAGFSGTLHEALDGADVFIGVSAPHVIGEEQVASMAEDAIVFAMANPTPEIDPVIASRHAAVVATGRSDFPNQINNVLAFPGFFRGLLDAGASDIIPEMLVAAAEAIANRVADDELNASYIIPSVFDPHVAADVAAAVANAANAANTRQQQTQAASAL
- the aceB gene encoding malate synthase A, with amino-acid sequence MALTVTDPRPIERAEEILTPKALAFVEELHRRFAGTRNELLAARVAKREEVARTGRLDFLPETQDIRDGDWKVAEAPQALQDRRVEMTGPASPAKMAINALNSGAKVWLADLEDASTPTWANVIDAILNLRDAAQGTLSYTSPEGKEYRLRTDAPLAVVVARPRGWHMDERHLLLDGEPTVGALVDFGLHFFHVAKQLLLNGQGPYYYLPKMESHLEARLWNDIFVFAQDYLGIPQGSVRATMLIETIPAAFEMDEFLYELRDHASGLNAGRWDYLFSIVKYFRDAGESFILPDRASVVMTAPFMRAYTELLVKTCHKRGAFAMGGMAAVIPNRREPEVTAQAFEKVRADKTREANDGFDGSWVAHPDLVSTCREVFDSVLGDKPNQLDKQRPEVSVTAEQLLDISSAGGHVTEAGLRLNLYVAVAYTAVWLSGSGAVAIHNLMEDAATAEISRSQVWQQIRNKSVLADTGNTVTRELVTRILGEETDRLRSEVDAESFEKFYEPASRLIADICLSEDYTDFLTTPAYELV
- a CDS encoding DUF6986 family protein is translated as MAASSFPASLTPSDFAAIDSQLAATDRLLERNYPGDDGTRQPVHTVYVPADRFTPSLSAEWGAQAITTAEAHGGLERLGALLGQEPELAAAVATRVAAKLRSEPIEDLRLDFEDGYGDRGDEAEDVAAVAAAQAVSEAVAAGSAPPFIGIRFKCFEAPTRTRGLKTLDLFVSTLASAGELPEGLLLTLPKVTTVAQVQAMDFAVSRLEEIHSLPAGRLRFEVQVETPQLILGPEGTSPVAQLPHAVPGRISALHYGTYDYSASLQISAEYQSMEHPVADFAKEVMQLAVAGTGIRLSDGSTNIIPVGDNVENAWKLHGRLVRRSLERGYYQGWDLHAAQLPSRFAATYAFYREGLPAAAARLRNYVDRTEGGVMDEPATARALAAFVLRGVQCGAVGSEEVLALAGVELSRLTALAHPRLAQSTSK
- a CDS encoding bifunctional allantoicase/(S)-ureidoglycine aminohydrolase, which encodes MGKYYYPQGGLPPQTHLTTERAIVTEAYTVIPKGVMTDIVTSTLPGFSNTRSWILARPISGFATTFSQLIVEIGPGGGAPKAEFEAGVEGVVFVTKGKVNLTLDGELHELEEGGYAYLAAGSSWGLENVSDDIVSFQWIRKAYERLEGYEAKSFVTSDAEVEPTAMPDTDGAWKTTRFTDSSDLAHDMQVNIVTFQPGGVIPFPETHVMEHGLYVLEGKAMYLLNNDWVEVEAGDFMWLRAFCPQACYAGGPGQFRYLLYKDMNRQIKLT
- a CDS encoding serine hydrolase domain-containing protein, with translation MDFFAHEMLNRGAPAVVVQIKVRGREWSQAYGSQDVETGEPVAVNDRIQAGGITQSMVAVSVLKLVQEGKLGLEDPVTQYFPEFEQLVHPPGPVTVRSLLNHSSGLPDAPEAILKAMPPKQAIDTRFSIEDYLRMAGTVPWAHANFQLFRYSDANYFALAAIVQKLRGRPIGDVLKSDIFVPLGMSHTSLAAEPDRDARDMIQSYEFIDGERINASHPEYLVASPAEGAISTVGDINTFYAALMQGRLLTADTLRDMQTLWQENHGLGLQRWNDECRNGFYYGYGGSTWFASIALSTSDGSRQIAMSFAYPSDTDKHIESTDGSGQPEFAQLREVAIAALNGLC